TGCGACCAGCCGTGCAATCCCTCCTCGCCGAACTCCAGCAGCGGCAGGCAGCATAGAGCAGCGAGCATCGCGCGCTGCGTCCGACCGAGCTGAAGCCCGGCCACCGGCGTGATGGTCTTCTCGTTGAGGAAGAGGGAGGCGAGTGCGTGCAGACGCTGGTCCCGTTCGCCGTCCAGCGCGGCGACCCACGGGAGCGCAACGCGCACTTCGGCCCAGACCGACGCATCGATGGGCGCCGGAGGGCGCCACCAGCGGCGCATCAGACGGATCACAGGATTTGGATCAAAGCACTTTGAAGCGATGGGTCCGGCGCAACCCAGCCCGGCAAAAGGGATGCGTCCTAGCGGAACATGCCCGGCAGGAAACTGTGCCAACGGGTCGACTGGGACCGGTTGGTCGGCAGATCGCCGTGGATGTCAGGGGTCAGCTTGCTCTCACGCGAAGGCGCCGTGCGGTCGGCGGCGGCGGCCGCCGGGGCTTCGCGCTCAGCGCTGCTGCCCGGGGGACAATCGGAGCCATCGGGTGCACTCATGCTGCCCTCGCCGGCCACTGCCGCCGAGCTCATCAAGGCGATCAACAGGAACATGGAGATCCGGAGCATAGGCACCTCGGTCGGCCGGGCAGGTCCCAGCCAGTGCTTGACTATAACGCGAAACGACTTGACGAATATGACCCGACGTCATATGGATGGGAGCTGGGTATTGTTCCGTTACAGGCTTGGACCAGAAGCCTGCGTCAGCAGCCCGGCGCGCCACTCGCGCATAATCGGTCGCATGGCAGCTCCACCCACCACTGTCGGCGCGTCGAGCGCGGAAAGTCCAGCCAACGAGCCGGCGGACGAGCGCGCGCTGCTCGCCCGCCTCATTGAGGGACCGATCCCGGCTGACGCCCGGGCCGGGAATGACGGGTCGGACGCCGCCGCCCTCTGGCAACGCGTCCAGGACCTGCAGCGAGCAGGGGTTCCGATCGACGAAGAGATCGACGGCGGCTATCGGCTGACTCAACCCTTCGACCTCCTCGACAACCACGCCATTGTCGGGGCGCTGCCCGCGCCGGTACGGGCGCGAATCGCCTCGCTGGAAGTCGCCTGGGTACTGGGCTCCACCAACAGCGAGCTGCAACGACGTCCGGGCGCCGCGGATGGCGCGGCCAGCGTGCTGCTCGCCGAACGCCAGACGGCTGGTCGCGGCCGCCGCGGCAAGGAGTGGAGTTCGCCACTGGGCGCCCATGTTTACCTGTCGCTGGCGCGCACGTTCGGTGGTGGCTGGGCACGGCTGGGTGGACTGAGCCTGGTGGCCGGCGTGGCTACGGTTGATGCGCTCCACGCACTCGGTTACGGCATGGTGCGGCTGAAATGGCCGAACGATCTGGTCGTCCCGGCGGCGGATGGCGACCTGCGCAAGCTGGGCGGGCTGCTCGTCGACGGCGGCGGCGACCACGCCGGACCCGCGCGTGCGGTGATCGGGCTTGGCTTGAACGTACGCATGCCGGAGCGCTTCGGTGTCCTTATCGACCAGTCCTGGTGCGATCTGGCGCAACTGCCGGTTGCCACGCCGCCGCGCAGTGCCATCGCGGCGGCGATCATCGCGCGCTGGGTACCGGCGCTGGATGAGTTCAACCGGGACGGGCTTTGCGGATTCCTGACTCGCTACGCGGCAATGGACGCGATCGCCGGCCAGCCGGTGCGGATCAGCAGCGAAACCAGCTGCATCGACGGGGTGGCCCTTGGACTGGCGGGAGACGGCTCCCTGCGCGTACGGACGGGCGATGGCGCCGAGCGCTGTTTCCACGCCGGCGAGGTGAGCGTGCGCAGGGTCAAGGCGGATTCATGAGCGTGCAGCGCTGGGTACTCGACCTTGGCAACACGCGCCTGAAAATCGCTCCGCTGCAGGCGAACGGCGAAGCAGGCGAGTCGATCGCCCTGGAGCATCGCGGTGCCGATATGGCCGCATTGGCGGCCCGCCTGCCGCCGGAGATGGAGGTCGCCTATCTCGCCAGTGTTACCGATGAAGCTTTGCGGGTCGGGCTGCTGGATGTGCTGGCGGCGCGCTGCCAACGCATTTCGCTGGCCCGCACCCAGCGTCGTTGGGGCGATCTGCGGATCGCCTACGCCGATCCGGCGCGGCTGGGAGTCGACCGTTTTCTTGCAATGATTGCCGCTCGCGCTCATGCCGCGCGCGTCGAGCATGAACCGGTGCTGGTATGCGGTGTGGGCACGGCCCTGACCCTGGACCTGATTGACGCGCAGGGGCAACACCTTGGCGGGCGCATCGCGCCATCGCCCACTGTGATGCGCCAGGCGCTCAACCGGCAGGTGGCACAACTGCCGGCCTGCGGTGGCAGCTACGTCGAGTTCGCCGTCGACACGCCCGATGCCCTGGCTTCCGGATGCGTCGGAGCAGCGCTGGGCCTGATCCAGCGCAGCCTGGCGGATGCCGGGTCGCGCCTGGGCACTGCGCCAGCGCTGTATCTGCATGGCGGTGGCGGGGAGGAGCTGCGGTCGTTGCTGCCGCAGGCCCGCTGGTCGCCGCGTCTGGTCCTGGAGGGCCTCGCGCAATGGGCCGCGATCGAGAAACCGGCTTGAGCCCGCCTGCGCGGAACCGACGGCTACAATCGCCGCCATGTTGATACGCGCCCTCGTCATCCTGCTGCTGGTACTCAACCTGGGCGTCGCGCTGTGGGGGGTGTTGGCGGCCGGCCCGGCACCGACTGCCGCGCCGGTCGATATCCCGCCGGGTGTGGAGCGCCTGCAACTGGTGACCGAGCTCGCCGAGCCGAGCAAGCCGGCACCTGTAAGGGAGCCAACGATCCCGCTCGATATCGTCCAGTGCGCGGCTTTCGGCCCCTACGACACCGCGGAGGTAGCGTCAGCCGTGGGCAAGCGCGTGCAGCTTGAAGGTCTGGTCGACGGTGAAGCCGCTGTGGCTGTGCTCACGACCGCGGTCCGCGCGGAGCCGGGGCGCCCGCCGCGCAGCTGGCGGGTCCTGTTGCCGCCTTTGCCCAGCGCGGCCGAGACCGACATCGTGGCCAAGCGCATTGTTGCCGCCGGCTTCAAGGACTACTACGTCATCCGCGACGGCGTCGACGCGAACGCGATTGCGCTGGGCCTGTTCCGTAACGAGCAGGCGGCGCGGGCACGCGCGGAAACGCTGCGCAAGGCGGGGTTTGACGCTGCCGTCGACCCGGTGGGAGCCGGCCCGGAAGAGTACTGGCTGGATGTGGGCGCCGATGCGGCTTTCATTGCTGAAGCGGTTCGAAGTCAACTGGGCGCCGCGCGCACGCAGCCGATCGATTGCGAAAGTCTGGCTCCGTCTGCCGGACCCGAAGCGGTGGTAGTGGGGGATAATCCCGCGGCGCGGTAGAATGGGAGTTTCGCCGGCTTAGCTCAGTTGGTAGAGCAACCGCCTTGTAAGCGGTAGGTCGTCAGTTCGACTCTGACAGCCGGCACCAAGGCATGGAGGTCAGCATGAAGCGCAGCTACTCACCCGTCTCGATCATCGGTGCACCCACGGACGTGGGCGCGGGTCACCAGGGCGGACGCCTGGGCCCGGAGGCGCTTCGTATCGCCGGTCTTGGCGAAGCCCTGCAGGCGCGCGGCGTCGATGTCGTCGATCGCGGCAACCTGGACGGACCTCGCAATCCCTGGACCGGACCGGTTGATGGCTACCGCCACATCGACGAAGTCACCGAGTGGAACCGGCTGGCGATGGAAGCGGTGTATGCCGAACTTTCCGCAGGCCGCATGCCGATCCTGCTCGGTGGCGATCACTGCCTGGGCATCGGTTCGGTCACCGCGGTGGCGCGCCATTGCCGCGAAACCGGCAAGAAGCTGCGCCTGCTGTGGCTGGATGCGCACGCCGACTTCAACACCAGCGAGGTGACCCCGTCGGGCAATATCCACGGCATGCCGGTCGCCTGCCTGTGCGGTCTGGGCCCACGCTCGCTCACGCATCTGGGGGGCGACGCGCCGGCGATGGATGCCTCGGCTGTGCGCCAGGTAGGCATCCGCTCGGTCGATGATGGCGAGAAAAAGCTCATAAAGGAACATGGTCTGGACGTCTACGACATGCGCTACATCGACGAGGTCGGCATGAAGCGGGTCATGGAAGAGGCGCTGGCGGGAATGGACGATGACACCCACCTGCATGTCAGCTTCGATGTCGACTTCCTCGACCCCAGCGTGGCTCCAGGCGTCGGCACGACGGTGCCTGGCGGTCCCAACTACCGTGAAGCGCAACTGGTTATGGAGATGATCGCCGACAGCGGACGGATGGCATCGCTGGACATCATGGAGCTCAATCCCATCCTTGATCGCGACAACATGACGGCACTGGTGGCGGTCGATCTGGTGGAAAGCCTGTTCGGTAAATCCACGCTGATGCGGGCCTGAACGCCGGCCCGGTTTTTTACCTTGGTTGCACGGTGGTGCACGCCGACTTCACATCCGGTCACGCGATGATGTCGCCAAGGTCGCAGACATAAGCGATCCGATCCATTCCACCCAGGTGAGCCGGCCATTCTGGTCGGCCCCGGCTAACAGGAGAAAGCGATGAAGCGTGTTATTGCCCTGATGATGGTGTCGATGTTTTCGCTCGGAATGCTGACCGCGTGCAACACCATGGCCGGTGCCGGCCAGGACGTGCAGAAGGCTGGCGAGAAGGTTGAGAAGAAGGCCGAGGACTGCAAGGACGGTCGTTGCTGATTTCGATTTGAACGATTGAGCCGCTGCATGCGGCTTGAGCGTGACAGGGAGCCGGGGCAACCCGGCTTTTTGTTGTCTGGGAAACAGCGACGTTCAGGATGATGAAGGGTCTCGTGACGCGGCGATGACTCGCCCTGAACATGCATTCTGCGAAGGTGGATGCGTGGTCAACGAACCGCATTTTCCCCCATAGATATACGAGGTTAGACACCATGAACAAGGACATCATTGCCGGCAAGTGGACCCAGGTGAAAGGCAAGGCGAAGGCCAAGTGGGGCGACCTGACCGACGACGTGTTCGACGTTGCCGAAGGCAACTCGGAGTATCTGGCGGGCAAGCTGCAGGAGCAGTACGGCTGGACCCGCGAGCGCGCCGAGGAAGAAGTGTCGAACTTCGGCCGCACGCTTGATTGATTGCACAGTGGGTTGCACGGCCGTGCTGACAGCCGACGGTTGACGTCGCAAGTCGCATAGCCAACGGGCCGGGAAACCGGCCCGTTTTTTATTGCCTGGACGCCGAGCAACCCGGCGCGCCCTGTTGCGCCGCATCTGCCGGGTACACTGGCCCGCCGCCAATCCCGTTCACCAAATGCAGCCCACCCGCGTCCTCACTGGCATCACCACCTCCGGTACTCCGCATCTTGGCAACTACGTCGGCGCGATCCGGCCCGCTGTCGCCAGCAGCCTTCGCACGGACGTGGAAGCGTTCTATTTCCTCGCCGACTACCACGCCCTGATCAAGGTGCAGGATCCGGCGCGGGTGCAGCGTTCGACGCTGGAAATCGCTGCGACGTGGCTGGCCTGCGGCCTGGCGCCGGACACGGTCTGGTTCTACCGCCAGTCCGATGTGCCCGAAACCACCGAGTTGAACTGGCTGCTGACCTGCGTCGCCGGCAAGGGCGTGCTCAACCGCGCGCACGCCTACAAGGCCTCGGTGGACAAGAACCGCGAGGCAGGAGAGGACGATGACGCCGGGATCTCCGCCGGTCTCTTCATGTACCCGGTGCTGATGGCCGCCGACATCCTCCTGTTCAATGCGCAGAAAGTGCCGGTGGGGCGCGACCAGATCCAGCACATCGAGATGGCGCGCGACTTTGCGCAGCGCTTCAACCATCTGTACGCCGGCACCGGCGAGGACCACTTCGTGTTGCCCGAAGCGGTGATCGAGGAACAGGTGGCGACCTTGCCCGGCCTCGATGGACGCAAGATGAGCAAGAGTTACGACAACACCATCCCCCTGTTCTGCCCGCGTCCGGAGCTGAAGAAGCTGATCTATTCGATCGTGACCGACTCGCTGGCGCCGGGCGAGGCCAAGGATGCGGACTCCTCCAACGTTTTCCAGCTCTACCAGGCGTTTGCGGATGCAGGCGAAACCGCATCGATGCGGCAGGCGTTTGCAGACGGGATTGCGTGGGGCGAGGCGAAAGAGGCGCTGTTTGAGCGCATCGACGCGGAAATCTCGCCGCTGCGCGAGAAGTACGAGTCGTTGATGGCGAGGCCGAGCGAAATCGAGACAATCCTGCGCGATGGCGCCTCCAGGCTGCGTCGCCAGCTGGCAGCCCCGCGCCTGGCGGCGCTGCGCGAGGCCGTCGGTCTGCGTCCGTTGTCGCACGCCGGCACGGTAGACGTCCCTGTGGCCCCCGGGAAGCCTTCACTGCCCGTGTTCAAGCAGTACCGCGAGGACGACGGGCGGTTCTACTTCAAGCTGATGGTCGACGAGCGCGTTCTGCTGCAGAGCGGCGGTTTTGATTCGCCGCGCGATGCCGGCCAGCACATCGCGGTCCTGCGCCGCGAAGGTTACGTGTCGGCCGATCCCGCGCTCACGCTGGGCGAGGGTGTTCTTGCCGACGAGGTGCGCGGGGCTTTGGCCACGCTGGCCGCGGAAGATGCCCGAAAGGCGGCGCAGAAGGCAGCGGACGCGCGCTAGATTCTGATGCGCAGATGACCGCGTCGGCCGCGCCCGCCCGCGGAAGTTGGACTCCAACCGTCACCGCACACAGCATGAAG
The genomic region above belongs to Lysobacter avium and contains:
- a CDS encoding biotin--[acetyl-CoA-carboxylase] ligase; this encodes MAAPPTTVGASSAESPANEPADERALLARLIEGPIPADARAGNDGSDAAALWQRVQDLQRAGVPIDEEIDGGYRLTQPFDLLDNHAIVGALPAPVRARIASLEVAWVLGSTNSELQRRPGAADGAASVLLAERQTAGRGRRGKEWSSPLGAHVYLSLARTFGGGWARLGGLSLVAGVATVDALHALGYGMVRLKWPNDLVVPAADGDLRKLGGLLVDGGGDHAGPARAVIGLGLNVRMPERFGVLIDQSWCDLAQLPVATPPRSAIAAAIIARWVPALDEFNRDGLCGFLTRYAAMDAIAGQPVRISSETSCIDGVALGLAGDGSLRVRTGDGAERCFHAGEVSVRRVKADS
- a CDS encoding type III pantothenate kinase; translation: MQRWVLDLGNTRLKIAPLQANGEAGESIALEHRGADMAALAARLPPEMEVAYLASVTDEALRVGLLDVLAARCQRISLARTQRRWGDLRIAYADPARLGVDRFLAMIAARAHAARVEHEPVLVCGVGTALTLDLIDAQGQHLGGRIAPSPTVMRQALNRQVAQLPACGGSYVEFAVDTPDALASGCVGAALGLIQRSLADAGSRLGTAPALYLHGGGGEELRSLLPQARWSPRLVLEGLAQWAAIEKPA
- a CDS encoding SPOR domain-containing protein, translating into MLIRALVILLLVLNLGVALWGVLAAGPAPTAAPVDIPPGVERLQLVTELAEPSKPAPVREPTIPLDIVQCAAFGPYDTAEVASAVGKRVQLEGLVDGEAAVAVLTTAVRAEPGRPPRSWRVLLPPLPSAAETDIVAKRIVAAGFKDYYVIRDGVDANAIALGLFRNEQAARARAETLRKAGFDAAVDPVGAGPEEYWLDVGADAAFIAEAVRSQLGAARTQPIDCESLAPSAGPEAVVVGDNPAAR
- the rocF gene encoding arginase — encoded protein: MKRSYSPVSIIGAPTDVGAGHQGGRLGPEALRIAGLGEALQARGVDVVDRGNLDGPRNPWTGPVDGYRHIDEVTEWNRLAMEAVYAELSAGRMPILLGGDHCLGIGSVTAVARHCRETGKKLRLLWLDAHADFNTSEVTPSGNIHGMPVACLCGLGPRSLTHLGGDAPAMDASAVRQVGIRSVDDGEKKLIKEHGLDVYDMRYIDEVGMKRVMEEALAGMDDDTHLHVSFDVDFLDPSVAPGVGTTVPGGPNYREAQLVMEMIADSGRMASLDIMELNPILDRDNMTALVAVDLVESLFGKSTLMRA
- a CDS encoding entericidin A/B family lipoprotein; protein product: MKRVIALMMVSMFSLGMLTACNTMAGAGQDVQKAGEKVEKKAEDCKDGRC
- a CDS encoding CsbD family protein, yielding MNKDIIAGKWTQVKGKAKAKWGDLTDDVFDVAEGNSEYLAGKLQEQYGWTRERAEEEVSNFGRTLD
- a CDS encoding tryptophan--tRNA ligase yields the protein MQPTRVLTGITTSGTPHLGNYVGAIRPAVASSLRTDVEAFYFLADYHALIKVQDPARVQRSTLEIAATWLACGLAPDTVWFYRQSDVPETTELNWLLTCVAGKGVLNRAHAYKASVDKNREAGEDDDAGISAGLFMYPVLMAADILLFNAQKVPVGRDQIQHIEMARDFAQRFNHLYAGTGEDHFVLPEAVIEEQVATLPGLDGRKMSKSYDNTIPLFCPRPELKKLIYSIVTDSLAPGEAKDADSSNVFQLYQAFADAGETASMRQAFADGIAWGEAKEALFERIDAEISPLREKYESLMARPSEIETILRDGASRLRRQLAAPRLAALREAVGLRPLSHAGTVDVPVAPGKPSLPVFKQYREDDGRFYFKLMVDERVLLQSGGFDSPRDAGQHIAVLRREGYVSADPALTLGEGVLADEVRGALATLAAEDARKAAQKAADAR